The region ACTTGAAAATAGAAATTCTCAAACTATTTTTATTGCAAACGAATTAGATAACAATGTCTTAAATATGTTTCGCGCTACACAATTCATTCAATTTAATGGAACACTGAATGCGGGCACTGTTAATGGGTTAAACATATTTGGAATGACAACTGACGAGGTAATCAAAATACTAAATAAGGGTATTGTAGATGAAGATATACTAAACAAAATATCAGTTCATAACAATAACGCTCCAATATTTATTAAAAATAATTGGAGAGATAGTATTGTCCGAGAAATACTCGATTGAGGAGAATGATATGATTTTTACAATAGATCGAATGCAATTTAATGGAGAACAGTTAATTGCATTCGAATTTTATAATATAGACAAGGAAAAAAAGAACGAACTTTATATACTTGAAAAAGTAGATGTACTTAATAGTCTTGTAGAGATAGGTTTTGATGATTTTTACTTCATTAAATACAAAAATGACTACTCCAAGTTTTGGATTGAAAATAAAAATAAAAAAATAGAGTATGATTATCAAGAGTTTAGTAGTTGGTTTATTGATATGAATAAAGCAGCAAACAATAAAAGCATGTCGAAACCTTTAGGTGAGGCGAGAGAAGGTGACTTTGATAATTATTCTGCAAAAATATTAAACGATTTATATCAGCCATTATTTGAAGGTTTAGATTTATCTATTGACGATAATGGACTGGGGTTAATAAAGGATGTTCTTAAACAGCAAAATCAACCAACTTATGGCTTCGACTCTGATTTATTTTGTAGCAACGGCGGGTATATTATTGAATTACTAAAAAGAAAAAATAGTTATATAACAAATTTCACATCACACCCAGCAAGATATCCTTGGAATAAGCATAAATTTGTATCATTATGGAATGCAGCACAGCGGTTTTCAACAAAATTATTAGCGTTAAATTATAGTGAGAACAGTGATGAAGCACTATGTTTAATGGTAATTAAAGATTTTGATACAAATATGAGTAACGAAAGAATGACATTAAATGAAATTGCTTTTAAATTAGAAAACATAAAGGAATTTGAAGAGTTTTTGCGGCAACTAGAAATGGGGAAAGATGCTGTAAATGAATACATTATCCAAAAACCTCGTGAAAATCGAGACTATAACTTCTTTGAAGCTGTTTATGACGATGAATACAGAAATAAAGATCTTAAAAAGAGGTGGAATACCAAAATAATTGGGAAGAATTTTAAATAGAGAGCAGATCACTGCTCTCTATTTTCTTATTTGTTAGAAATTGGTTATCAGCACTTCTACAGTGTCATTTGATTTAGCTGAGGATTGATAGTTTGAATTATTATAATTGAAATTTAATTTATGGATTTTAAATTTTTTTGACCAAACTTCTAATATTTCATTCTTATTTCCTTTATGAAGCATAACGTTAGATAAAGCAAATTTAACGCCTTTTTTATCCAATTCTTCAAGACACATTAGTAGGTCACCTTCATCTTTTAGGGTCCAACCGTTACTCTCGTTATATGCTGCTGTTGAAATTAAGTAAGGAGGATCAAGATATACAAAATCATTCTCACAAAATGTCTGCTTTTTCAAAAAATCTCTAAAATCGAAAGCTGAAAATGTAATGTCTCTTTTTTTTAGCTCAGTCATAAAGTTTTTCAATTTTAGCGACATTCTACTATTAAAATCCCTCTTTCCTGGTGGCATATTAAATTTACCATTCCTATTAAATCGAATCTGATTATTGAAAGCATATACAACAAGTATATAAAATATTAGTGGTTCTGTTTCCTCATTAAACTTACCATTATTATAATCTGCTCTTAATTTTAAATAGGCATCTTTATTAATGTTTTTTAATCCTGATGAAGATGAAGCATTATAATATTCATATCCATACTTTTTAGTATTTGAAAGCCCATATTTTTTTATTACTTCTTCTATTTGGTTAACTAAATCTGAATAATTTTCTTTTTGCAGAAATTGATACAGATCAATAACTTTACTGCTACTATCATTTATATAGAATTTATTAGCATTAACGTTTATGGAGACATTTGCCCCCCCAGCGAAAACATCATAAAAATTGTTGATTTGTTCAGGAAAATGTGGAGCTAATTGAGGTATTAACTTAAATTTTCCGCCAGTGTAATTTATAGCTGATTGATGTACACTACTTACGGGATTCTTTTTTTTATTTTTGGTAAATACTTCGCAAAGGTAAAGAAGCTCTTTGTGATCTTCTATATTTGTTTTTCCAGTTGTAAATACTTTAAATGGTGTTTCAAAAACTTGAACTTTTCCTTTTTCACTAAGAATTGTGATTATTTCTTCATTTGAAATCTTAGCATTAGAACGCCCATTTCCCTTTTTGGCCATATTATTATAAGACACTAGTATATATTTAGAATTTATATTCTCAATCAATTCTTTAAAAGCTTCTGGGGCTTTTGAAGTGGAATAATTAGATTTAATATGAGCTCTGTCAACCATTTTTAGAGCTACACCAGTAAGCTCAGGTTGATTCCAATCGATGATATTCTCTAGTAAATGATAAGCATCACCATATTGTCTTGAATTGTAAGGTGTGTCAATATATACTAAATCAGCTTTAATATTCTTAACCAGTTCGTTTGCATCAGTTTTATAAATTTCATTACCTGAATTATTAAAATTATTTTCAGGAATTTTCAAATGGATAGGATTGAAAGAATCCATTTTTTTCCTAAAGGCATCATAATGTCCAACTGTATTTGCAACTTTATCCATAGCGTATAGTAATGAGGTAAGTAAAAAAGCTTTTTCCCTATTATTTATATCATAACTTTCAATCTTTTCTCTTATAGCTCCAATTTTTCTTGCATTCTCATTTGAAAAATATTTATCTCCAAAATTTTTTGAAACATAATTGTCTTCAGTTGGCTGTAATTCATTCAACTCACCAATAATATCTCTAACCTTATTGTAGTCTATTTGTTCAGTGCCAAACCATGTATTAAAACTGATATAATTAGAACTAAGAATATCATTAATGATAATCTTTTTCCCTCGTTTTCTAAAAATATCTGAGACAACTCCAGTTCCCCCAAAAATATCAGCAATTACCTCAATACCTGTTGTATTTTCATCTACTACTTTTTCAATAAAATTGAGCATTTTTTGCTTCGAGCCTAGATATCTCCTATTTTCAATTTTCAAAAAAGAATCTGTTTTTGCTTTTATACCGTTATGTTCTTCAACTTTTTTTAAAATGATGTTTTGGATATTATTAACATCTTCAGTTGTCCAAGAATACCAATTTCTAAAATCTTTTTTTGGAGCTGGTAAAATCCCCTCTTTTATCCAATTGTGTAGTGTTTGACGAGTTATATCAAATTTATCTTCAATCTGTTTAGTTGTTAAATTCATTTCTTCTCCTAATATGCAACTATGCATCTAAACTATTTTACAGGTAATTTATTATACCATAAAACATTCGTTAATCATAGAGGAAATTAGTAAATTGATACAAAAAAACATGAAACTACTATGATCAATACTTTGAAACAAATTCATCTAAAGTTACGCCGAAATAATCAGCTAATTTTATTGCAGACTGTAAGTGCATATCGTTCTCACCTTTTTCCCAACGCGCAACAGTTCGAACAGGGATATTTAACTCTTTTGATAGCACTTCGCGAGTTAGTCCGTTGCTTTCTCTCAACTCTCTTAATCTAGTCATATTGCCTACCTTAAAATTATGTTCTTATCTAATTATTCGCAAAAAAAAATGA is a window of Streptococcus hyointestinalis DNA encoding:
- a CDS encoding helix-turn-helix domain-containing protein, with the translated sequence MTRLRELRESNGLTREVLSKELNIPVRTVARWEKGENDMHLQSAIKLADYFGVTLDEFVSKY
- a CDS encoding Dam family site-specific DNA-(adenine-N6)-methyltransferase; the encoded protein is MNLTTKQIEDKFDITRQTLHNWIKEGILPAPKKDFRNWYSWTTEDVNNIQNIILKKVEEHNGIKAKTDSFLKIENRRYLGSKQKMLNFIEKVVDENTTGIEVIADIFGGTGVVSDIFRKRGKKIIINDILSSNYISFNTWFGTEQIDYNKVRDIIGELNELQPTEDNYVSKNFGDKYFSNENARKIGAIREKIESYDINNREKAFLLTSLLYAMDKVANTVGHYDAFRKKMDSFNPIHLKIPENNFNNSGNEIYKTDANELVKNIKADLVYIDTPYNSRQYGDAYHLLENIIDWNQPELTGVALKMVDRAHIKSNYSTSKAPEAFKELIENINSKYILVSYNNMAKKGNGRSNAKISNEEIITILSEKGKVQVFETPFKVFTTGKTNIEDHKELLYLCEVFTKNKKKNPVSSVHQSAINYTGGKFKLIPQLAPHFPEQINNFYDVFAGGANVSINVNANKFYINDSSSKVIDLYQFLQKENYSDLVNQIEEVIKKYGLSNTKKYGYEYYNASSSSGLKNINKDAYLKLRADYNNGKFNEETEPLIFYILVVYAFNNQIRFNRNGKFNMPPGKRDFNSRMSLKLKNFMTELKKRDITFSAFDFRDFLKKQTFCENDFVYLDPPYLISTAAYNESNGWTLKDEGDLLMCLEELDKKGVKFALSNVMLHKGNKNEILEVWSKKFKIHKLNFNYNNSNYQSSAKSNDTVEVLITNF